The Fusobacterium polymorphum genome segment GTTTTTAAATGGGGAGTTTTTGGGGCAGCACTTGCTACATCAATAGCAAGAGGTTCTGTTGTAATTATGTGTGTATATTTAATTTTTATAAATAAAAGACAATGGCTTTCACTTAATATAAAAAAAATGAAATTTGATTATTTCACTGCTAAAAGAATTATTAAAGTTGGAATTCCTGCTGCTGTTGAACAATTAGCTTTAAGGTTTGGTATGCTTATTTTTGAAATAATGGTTATATCACTAGGAAACTTAAACTATGCTGCACATAAAATTGCACTTACAGCAGAATCATTTTCATTTAATTTAGGTTTTGCTGTATCTCTTGCTGCTACTGCTTTGGTAGGACAAGAGTTAGGAAAAAATTCTCCTAAAAATGCTTTAAAAAATGGATATCTATGTACTTTAATTGGACTTATAATTATGTCCTCTATGGGACTACTATTTTTTATAGCACCTAATTTATTGATTTCATTATTTACAGATGACCCAAAAGTTGTTTCTTTGTCAGCAATGGCATTAAGACTTGTTTCAATATGTCAACCTTTCCTAGCCATATCAATGATATTATCTGGAGCATTGAGAGGAGCGGGAGCAACAAAATCTGTACTTTTTATTACATTTTTTGGAATATTCTTAGTAAGAATACCAACAACTTATGTATTTTTATATATTTTTAATATGGGACTTGCTGGTGCTTGGATAGTAATGACAATAGATTTAATTTTTAGAAGTTCATTATGTTTTTATACATTTAAAAAAGGAAAATGGAAATACCTAAAAGTATGATAAAATAGTTCATTGAGAATTTACTTAAAATATAATAAAAAATAGTTCATTGCTAACTAAATTTCTTAACGATAAAAAATTGATATTCGCTGCAAATTCGCTAAACTCACTTCGTTCAGACACAGCGAGATTTGCTCGGCTCATTTCCTTCAATTTTTTATCTAAAATTTAGAATGCAATTTCACTTATTTTTTAGTTATATTAAACACCTTTATATACTATTTTATACATACTTTTATTACAAATAGAAAGGAAGATTATGAATAAATTAATTTTTAATTATTTACCTTATAATAATCAAAATCAAAATGAATTATATTCAAAAATGGATAAAATCATAAATGAAAATAATTCAAATGATACTCTTGTTGTTGTTGAAAGTGGAATGGCACAAAAACATTATTTTTCTTATGTGAATAAATCAAAATTATTAGTGAAAAATAATATTATTGCTTTTGAAGATTTCTTAGATAGGATTTTTCTTTCAAACAAAAAAGTTTTAGGGGATATTAAAAGATTTTTTCTTTTCTATTCTTGTTTAAAAGCTGATATTAAAAAGAAATTAAACATAAATAATTATTTTGAATGTATAGAAATTGCAGATGACTTTTTTGAATTTTTTTCTTATATAAAAAATAAAGATATGTTAAAATTCTTAAATTTATCTAAATGGCAGAAAGAAAAGTTTGAAATATTTTTTGAAATAAAAGAAGAAATGGATAAATTTCTAGATGAAAATTCATATATTCCAAGTGATTGGCTATATTCTTTGGAAAATTTAGATTTAACTTATATAAAAAAATATAAAAAAATAATTTTCTATGATATAGTTGATTTTCCACATAATTTTTTAGAGATAATAAATAGTATTCAATCTGTTTGTGAAGTAGAAATTATTTTACAAATGGAAAATAAAGACTTTGATATGGAAAATTTAAAATTGAATAAAGTTAGTTTTCCTGATAAAAAAATAGATGTGAAACTCTCAAAATATACAAATGATTTAGAACTACATACAATGATTAGAACTAATAAATATGATGGCTATTTTTCTATTGATTTAAATAAGGAAGATAGATATTCAATATTTACAAAATCTAATAAATTCTATTTGAATGATACAAAATTTTATCAAGTTATAGAAACTTACTTAAACCTTTTAAATGGAATAGACTATAAAAATAAGAAATATATAGATATTTTTCTTGTGAAAGAGTATATTTTTAAAAATGCTTTTATGATGTTTTATGGTTTAGACATAGAAGATTATAGATGTTTTGAAAAAATAATTTCTAGCGATTATAGGTATATTTCATTGGAACTTTTAAATGAAGGTTACTACTCATATTACTTAGAAGATAATGAAAATTTAAAAATTAAATTAAAATTAATATTTGAAACTTTAAATGATATAGAAAAAATAAAAGATATAAATAGTTTAAATGATTTTTTATATGATAAATTTTTTAGCTCAAAAACTGATATAGATTTTTTTATAGAAGACAAATTTGATACTTTATATGACAAAATTTATGAAATTTTAGGACTTTTAAATTCAAATGAAAATATAGACTTTTTTAAAAATTTTAATAACTTTTTTAAATCTAATTTAGGAAAAAATATTTTTACTCTATTTTTTAACTACCTTAATAGAATTATTATTTATTCTATACAAAAAAATAAAAATAAAGATAATGAACTTAAAGATTTGGACTTAATAAAATATTCTATTAAAAATATAGAAAATCCCGCTATTATTTATACGGATAGCCAAACTCTGCCTAAAATAAAAATTAATAATAATTTATTTACTGAGCAACAAAAAATAAAATTAGGTTTAAAAACTAATGAAGATGAGATTTTAATTCAAAAATATAGATTTTTTCAAAATTTATTATCTTTAAATAAGGTAGATATTTATTCTATGGTAGATAAAGACAATAATATAGATTTTTCTGCTTTTGTCTATGAATTTATAAATAAATATTCAGCTTTAGAAAATAATACAGATAATTTAAAACAATACTTTAAGTCTATATATTCAAAAGAAAAAACAGAGAACTTCTCTAAAGATGAAGTTTTTTTTAGGGCTTACTTAAAAGAAAAAACTGATTTTAAAGATAATATATTAAAAATAGGTGCTTATGACTATATAGAGCTTAAAAATAATGAAACTTTCTTCTTTCTAGATAAAATTTGTGGAATTGAAAGTTCTGATGAAATAGTGGCAGATATTGGAATATCTGCAAAGGTTTTAGGGAATATTTTACATAAAACTTTGGAAGAAATTTTTAGAGAAAATTGGAAAAATATCCTGCAATCTTCTGAAAATTTATTAATTTCAGCTGATATTATTGAAAAATATTTAAAAAGAAATATTTGGAAAGAAGAATTAAAAATTGAAATATTTATGAAAAACTATATTAATGAAGTATTAACTCCAAGGCTTGTATCTAATATAGAAAAGTTTTTTAAAGTTCTATATGAAGAATTAAAAGGGGAGAAAATTTTAAGAATTGAGGCAGAAAAGAAATCTAAAACTCAGGATAAGGCTTATTTAAAATATGACGAAATAGAAGTATTTTTAAATGGTAGAGCTGATTTATTGATAGAAACTTCAAAGGCAAGATATATTGTAGACTTTAAAACAGGTGGATATAAGAAAGAGCAATTAGAATTTTATGCAATAATGTTCTATGGTTCAGACAATTCTTTACCTGTTTATAGCACTGCCTATAATTTTTGGGATGAGCAAGAGTCAAAAAACTTTAAGTTTGAAAAACATTTAATAGATAAGTTGCCAGAAAAAGATAGTCAATTTAAAGAATTACTTATAGAATTTTTTAAGAATAAATATTATGTTTTACCTAAAAAATCTGCACTAAAAGAAAGTGAATATGATTTTAATGAATATTACAGATATAAAAATATAATCCCATTGGATAAAATGACAGGTGATATTGATGAATAAAATTAAAAATTTAGTTCTAAAAGCCAGTGCAGGAACAGGTAAAACTTATAGACTTTCACTTGAATATATAGTTGCCTTATGTAAAAAGGGAGAGATAGAGCCAATAGATTATAAAAATATATTGGTTATGACCTTTACAAGAAAGGCAACTGCTGAAATAAAAGAGGGAATATTAAATAAACTTTCTGAATTTATGGAAATATATGAGATAAGTAAAAATTTTGAGCTTTCTGTAATAGAAGCTATTTCTGATAATAAATTGATAGATAATAAAAAAAGAAATAATTATCTTAATCTTATTGAAAGTATTAAAAATATAGAGCCAAATTTAGTTATAGATAATAATTTTCTGGAAAATCTATCAAAAGTTAATAAAGAAATTATCAAGAATAAAGAAAAATTGAAAATCTATACAATAGATGCCTTTTTCAATATTATATTTAAAAATATTGTTACAAATTTAATGAAAATAAAATCATATACCATGTTAGATGAAGAAGATAATTTCAGTTATTATAAAAAAGTGTTAGAAAATATTTTTAATAATGATAGATTATTTAATGATTTTAAAAATTTCTTTACTGAAAATTCTGAAAAAAATATAGATAACTATATCTCAATAATTCAAAGATTAATTTCTTCAAGATGGAAATATATTTTATCTTTAAATGATAATCCTAAACCTACAAAAAAAGAAAAATTTAGTATTACTAAATCAAGTATAGAAATTTTAAGAGAAATTTTTTCATATATTGAAAATGATTGTAAAAAAGATTTAGATGATGTTTTG includes the following:
- a CDS encoding MATE family efflux transporter produces the protein MDIREFLFEDKKLIKKIFKIAIPSLFDLLAQTLVSTSDMIMVSSIGASAISSVGVGSAAFNAIIPALIAVAIGTTAILSRAYGAKNKEEGQKALMQSYFIAVPIGIFLMLLFFFFAEPIIEIVGNAKDLNLKDAIIYQKTTAIGFVFLSIGITTFYAFRALGKNKIPMIGNTMVLIVNIIFNYLFIYVFKWGVFGAALATSIARGSVVIMCVYLIFINKRQWLSLNIKKMKFDYFTAKRIIKVGIPAAVEQLALRFGMLIFEIMVISLGNLNYAAHKIALTAESFSFNLGFAVSLAATALVGQELGKNSPKNALKNGYLCTLIGLIIMSSMGLLFFIAPNLLISLFTDDPKVVSLSAMALRLVSICQPFLAISMILSGALRGAGATKSVLFITFFGIFLVRIPTTYVFLYIFNMGLAGAWIVMTIDLIFRSSLCFYTFKKGKWKYLKV
- a CDS encoding PD-(D/E)XK nuclease family protein, which codes for MNKLIFNYLPYNNQNQNELYSKMDKIINENNSNDTLVVVESGMAQKHYFSYVNKSKLLVKNNIIAFEDFLDRIFLSNKKVLGDIKRFFLFYSCLKADIKKKLNINNYFECIEIADDFFEFFSYIKNKDMLKFLNLSKWQKEKFEIFFEIKEEMDKFLDENSYIPSDWLYSLENLDLTYIKKYKKIIFYDIVDFPHNFLEIINSIQSVCEVEIILQMENKDFDMENLKLNKVSFPDKKIDVKLSKYTNDLELHTMIRTNKYDGYFSIDLNKEDRYSIFTKSNKFYLNDTKFYQVIETYLNLLNGIDYKNKKYIDIFLVKEYIFKNAFMMFYGLDIEDYRCFEKIISSDYRYISLELLNEGYYSYYLEDNENLKIKLKLIFETLNDIEKIKDINSLNDFLYDKFFSSKTDIDFFIEDKFDTLYDKIYEILGLLNSNENIDFFKNFNNFFKSNLGKNIFTLFFNYLNRIIIYSIQKNKNKDNELKDLDLIKYSIKNIENPAIIYTDSQTLPKIKINNNLFTEQQKIKLGLKTNEDEILIQKYRFFQNLLSLNKVDIYSMVDKDNNIDFSAFVYEFINKYSALENNTDNLKQYFKSIYSKEKTENFSKDEVFFRAYLKEKTDFKDNILKIGAYDYIELKNNETFFFLDKICGIESSDEIVADIGISAKVLGNILHKTLEEIFRENWKNILQSSENLLISADIIEKYLKRNIWKEELKIEIFMKNYINEVLTPRLVSNIEKFFKVLYEELKGEKILRIEAEKKSKTQDKAYLKYDEIEVFLNGRADLLIETSKARYIVDFKTGGYKKEQLEFYAIMFYGSDNSLPVYSTAYNFWDEQESKNFKFEKHLIDKLPEKDSQFKELLIEFFKNKYYVLPKKSALKESEYDFNEYYRYKNIIPLDKMTGDIDE